A part of Deltaproteobacteria bacterium genomic DNA contains:
- the pal gene encoding peptidoglycan-associated lipoprotein Pal, giving the protein MALVVVAFAACAKTPPPAPTDKTGFGSEAPTSRPASGMGDNSAFRTIYFDFDRSDLRADAREGLQANASYLKSNPGVNITIEGNCDERGSAEYNLALGKRRADAAYTYLADLGVDSSRMTTVSYGKERPAVEGHNELAWAKNRRDDFKVR; this is encoded by the coding sequence TTGGCGTTGGTGGTGGTTGCGTTCGCGGCATGTGCGAAGACTCCGCCGCCGGCACCGACCGACAAGACCGGGTTCGGGTCCGAGGCTCCGACGAGTCGGCCGGCTTCCGGGATGGGCGACAACAGTGCATTCCGCACCATCTACTTCGATTTCGACCGGTCGGACCTGCGCGCCGACGCTCGCGAGGGGCTGCAGGCCAACGCCAGCTACCTGAAGAGCAACCCGGGCGTGAACATCACGATCGAGGGCAACTGCGACGAGCGGGGCAGCGCCGAGTACAACCTGGCTCTCGGCAAGCGCCGGGCCGACGCGGCGTACACGTACCTCGCGGACCTCGGCGTCGACTCCTCGCGCATGACCACGGTGAGCTACGGCAAGGAGCGCCCGGCGGTCGAGGGTCACAACGAGCTGGCCTGGGCGAAGAATCGCCGCGACGACTTCAAAGTTCGCTGA
- the panB gene encoding 3-methyl-2-oxobutanoate hydroxymethyltransferase, giving the protein MNEARITVPALARRKARGEKLAMITAYDFAFARIFDAAGVDVLLVGDSLGNVVQGNETTLPVTLDEMVYHTRMVSRAARRALVVGDMPFGSYHTGVAQAVESAVRLMKDGGAHAVKLEGGERVADRIEAIARMEIPVMGHVGLTPQSVHQFGGFRVQGRGDAGHDRVLRDARAVEAAGAFAVVLECVPKDLAREVTQALSIPTIGIGAGVGCDGQVLVMHDLLGLSETPPPRFVRQYVALGEIARRAAEMWAEDVRNQKFPGDAESY; this is encoded by the coding sequence ATGAACGAAGCTCGCATCACCGTGCCGGCACTCGCCCGCCGCAAGGCGCGCGGCGAGAAGCTCGCGATGATCACCGCGTACGACTTCGCCTTCGCGCGGATCTTCGATGCGGCCGGCGTCGACGTGCTGCTCGTGGGCGACAGCCTCGGCAACGTCGTTCAGGGCAACGAGACGACGCTTCCCGTGACGCTAGACGAGATGGTCTACCACACGCGAATGGTGAGCCGCGCCGCGCGGCGAGCGCTGGTCGTCGGCGACATGCCGTTCGGCAGCTACCACACGGGTGTCGCTCAGGCCGTCGAAAGCGCCGTCCGGCTGATGAAGGACGGCGGCGCGCACGCGGTCAAGCTCGAGGGCGGCGAGCGGGTCGCCGACCGGATCGAGGCGATCGCGCGGATGGAGATCCCGGTGATGGGCCACGTCGGGCTCACGCCGCAATCGGTGCACCAGTTCGGTGGCTTCCGCGTGCAGGGCCGCGGCGACGCCGGTCACGATCGCGTGTTGCGCGACGCGCGCGCGGTCGAGGCCGCCGGCGCGTTCGCGGTCGTGCTCGAGTGCGTGCCCAAGGATCTGGCGCGCGAGGTGACGCAGGCGCTCTCGATCCCGACGATCGGAATCGGCGCCGGCGTGGGCTGCGACGGGCAGGTGCTCGTGATGCACGACCTGCTCGGCCTGTCGGAGACGCCTCCACCGCGCTTCGTGCGCCAGTACGTCGCGCTGGGCGAAATCGCGCGCCGCGCGGCCGAGATGTGGGCCGAGGACGTCCGCAACCAGAAGTTCCCCGGCGATGCTGAATCGTACTGA
- a CDS encoding Tol-Pal system beta propeller repeat protein TolB: protein MTPRLLLLGILLTLAAPASAQRIRVDVTGSQRAIPVAVQRFAADPGSGALSEEFYQALVSGLDFSSVAVHVNPEAFVEPKVTRDFESPAVPCENWRAIGAEGLVQGELRVAQGKVQSRFRVWDTARCRLLGDVSFRERDRAELGLLARVVADDIVERFTGRRGVSSTQVAFVSDNGRRNKEIWVMEADGSGKRRVTNNGSINLFPAWSPDGKTLVYTSFKAGLSELFLLYRGSKPGVRLINTKDEKYRGVWHPTNGRIAAVVARQGNTDIYSVSSNGSAPVRLTESRAIETSPTFSPDGRRMAFVSDRSGAPQVWIKDLESGEEHRLTFSGVYNSSPAWSPTGEWIAYAAQAGNNFDIYLINPEGTFTTPLVTHPRSDEDPAWSADGRKLAFTSNRRGRKEIYRIDIDGQNVTVLTDGFGNSSSPCWSNWLQ, encoded by the coding sequence TTGACGCCACGCCTGCTCCTGCTCGGAATTCTCCTCACGCTTGCGGCGCCAGCCTCGGCACAGCGGATTCGCGTCGACGTGACGGGCTCGCAGCGCGCGATCCCGGTCGCCGTGCAGCGCTTCGCCGCGGACCCGGGGAGCGGCGCCCTCTCGGAGGAGTTCTATCAGGCGCTCGTCTCGGGGCTGGACTTCTCGAGCGTCGCCGTGCACGTGAATCCCGAGGCCTTCGTCGAGCCGAAGGTGACTCGGGATTTCGAGTCACCGGCCGTGCCCTGCGAGAACTGGCGCGCGATCGGCGCGGAGGGGCTGGTCCAGGGTGAGCTGCGCGTGGCGCAGGGAAAGGTGCAGTCGCGATTCAGGGTCTGGGACACGGCTCGGTGTCGGCTGCTCGGCGACGTGTCGTTTCGTGAGCGCGACCGCGCGGAGCTCGGACTGCTCGCGCGCGTCGTCGCCGACGACATCGTCGAGCGCTTCACGGGGCGGCGCGGAGTCTCCTCGACGCAGGTCGCGTTCGTCTCGGACAACGGGCGCAGGAACAAAGAAATCTGGGTGATGGAGGCCGACGGCTCGGGCAAGCGCCGGGTCACGAACAACGGCTCGATCAATCTGTTTCCCGCCTGGTCCCCCGACGGCAAGACACTCGTCTACACCTCGTTCAAGGCAGGCCTCTCGGAGCTGTTCCTCCTCTATCGCGGCAGCAAGCCGGGCGTGCGACTGATCAACACCAAGGACGAGAAGTACCGCGGCGTCTGGCACCCGACCAACGGCCGGATCGCGGCCGTCGTCGCTCGCCAAGGGAACACCGACATCTACTCGGTCTCGAGCAACGGCTCGGCTCCGGTCCGTCTCACCGAGTCGCGCGCGATCGAGACCTCGCCGACGTTCTCGCCGGACGGACGCAGGATGGCATTCGTCTCCGATCGCAGCGGCGCACCGCAGGTCTGGATCAAGGATCTCGAGAGCGGGGAGGAGCACCGTCTGACCTTCAGCGGGGTCTACAACTCCAGCCCCGCCTGGTCGCCCACGGGCGAGTGGATCGCCTACGCAGCGCAGGCGGGGAACAACTTCGACATCTACCTGATCAATCCCGAGGGCACCTTCACGACGCCGTTGGTCACGCACCCCCGGAGCGACGAGGATCCCGCCTGGTCCGCGGACGGGCGCAAGCTCGCCTTCACCTCGAACCGGCGGGGCCGCAAGGAGATCTACCGCATCGACATCGACGGGCAGAACGTCACGGTCCTGACCGACGGATTCGGCAACTCCTCCAGCCCGTGCTGGTCCAACTGGCTTCAGTGA
- the ybgF gene encoding tol-pal system protein YbgF has translation MSLLCACVTVPEFQSLRRDVEKLKRSGGSAPAAADSWAQRPAAAGDRLAEQGAEIDELQAEVARLRGEIETLRRQLEQSPVSAAPATGAMPEPGGEVAAVPAPQTGVDEPAPGAGSAPAEEVRDYEEAFRRYRAADYPGAIDRFQVFLQTHPSSDYADNALFWMGESYFKMNDYEQAAVAFDKVVKRFPDGNKVPDALYRQGVSLLEIGARTKQQKTYTPAACQIFRRIADEFPNSDRVPEARRQLEKCPT, from the coding sequence TTGTCCCTGCTCTGCGCTTGCGTCACCGTTCCGGAGTTCCAATCACTCCGGCGCGATGTCGAGAAGCTGAAGCGAAGCGGGGGCAGCGCGCCGGCGGCCGCGGACTCCTGGGCCCAGAGGCCGGCCGCCGCTGGAGACCGGCTTGCCGAGCAGGGCGCGGAGATCGACGAGCTGCAGGCAGAGGTCGCGAGGCTGCGCGGCGAAATCGAGACGCTGCGCAGGCAGCTCGAGCAGAGCCCCGTGTCCGCGGCGCCGGCCACGGGCGCGATGCCCGAGCCGGGCGGCGAAGTCGCCGCGGTCCCGGCTCCCCAGACCGGAGTCGACGAACCTGCACCGGGCGCAGGCAGCGCGCCCGCCGAGGAGGTGCGCGACTACGAAGAAGCCTTCCGCCGCTACCGCGCCGCCGATTACCCCGGCGCCATTGACCGCTTCCAGGTGTTCCTACAAACTCACCCGTCCTCCGATTATGCGGACAACGCGCTCTTCTGGATGGGTGAGTCGTACTTCAAGATGAACGACTACGAGCAGGCGGCAGTGGCGTTCGACAAGGTCGTGAAGCGCTTCCCGGACGGGAACAAGGTTCCGGACGCGCTCTACCGTCAGGGCGTGTCGCTGCTCGAGATCGGCGCTCGCACCAAGCAGCAGAAGACCTATACGCCCGCCGCGTGTCAGATCTTCCGCAGGATCGCCGACGAGTTCCCGAACTCGGACCGTGTTCCCGAGGCGCGCAGGCAGCTGGAGAAGTGTCCGACGTGA
- a CDS encoding pantoate--beta-alanine ligase has protein sequence MLNRTEPQLIRTCAELQRWSDETRASGRRIALVPTMGALHEGHLSLVQAGHRLADRVVVSIFVNPTQFGPAEDFARYPRDLARDVESLRKVGTDVVFTPSVEEIYPGGDATWVTVERLTAGLCGSSRPGHFRGVTTVVARLFNAARPHVAIFGEKDYQQLAVIRRMTRDLCFGIEIIGGPIVREPDGLAMSSRNAFLSSRARQQATALNAALHEARALVRAGVRDAASVCAEARRRIEKEPLAEIDYVQLVDAESLEPVRQVAGRSLLALAVRFEGTRLIDNAILEAP, from the coding sequence ATGCTGAATCGTACTGAGCCACAGCTGATCCGCACCTGCGCGGAGCTCCAGCGCTGGAGCGACGAGACGCGCGCCTCCGGTCGGCGCATCGCGCTCGTGCCGACGATGGGCGCGCTGCACGAGGGCCACCTCTCGCTGGTGCAGGCGGGCCATCGTCTCGCCGATCGCGTAGTCGTGTCGATCTTCGTGAACCCCACGCAGTTCGGCCCGGCGGAGGACTTCGCGCGCTACCCGCGCGATCTCGCACGAGACGTCGAGAGCCTGCGCAAGGTGGGAACGGACGTCGTCTTCACGCCTTCGGTCGAAGAGATCTACCCCGGCGGCGACGCCACCTGGGTGACGGTCGAACGACTCACCGCGGGACTCTGCGGCAGCAGCCGCCCCGGGCATTTCCGCGGCGTGACGACGGTGGTCGCGCGGCTCTTCAACGCCGCCCGCCCGCACGTGGCCATCTTCGGCGAGAAGGACTACCAGCAGCTGGCGGTGATCCGGCGCATGACGCGCGATCTCTGCTTCGGGATCGAGATCATCGGCGGGCCGATCGTACGCGAGCCGGATGGACTTGCGATGAGCTCGCGAAACGCGTTCCTCTCTTCGCGCGCGCGCCAGCAGGCCACCGCGCTCAACGCCGCGCTCCACGAGGCACGCGCGCTCGTGCGCGCCGGCGTGCGCGATGCGGCCAGTGTCTGCGCGGAGGCGCGGCGGCGGATCGAGAAGGAGCCGCTGGCCGAGATCGACTACGTGCAGCTCGTCGATGCCGAGAGCCTCGAGCCGGTGCGCCAGGTCGCGGGGCGCTCGCTGCTCGCGCTCGCGGTGCGCTTCGAGGGCACGCGCCTGATCGACAACGCGATCCTGGAGGCCCCGTGA
- the tsaD gene encoding tRNA (adenosine(37)-N6)-threonylcarbamoyltransferase complex transferase subunit TsaD, which translates to MALILALESSCDDLAAAVVRDGVEVLASVVQSQDAVHAPYGGVVPELASRDHVRHLHSTVSAALARSNVALDEIDAIAVTSGPGLIGSLLVGLSFAKALAYRLRKPLVSVHHIEGHLASARLGEHPLALPFLGLVVSGGHTALYWVETLASARLLGQTRDDSAGEAFDKVAKRLGLGYPGGREVDLHARRGRADAFAFPRPMLHEPALAMSFSGLKTAVALEAARLEALAGGMLSADEICDLCASFQEAAIDVLVAKARRALAETGLRRFALVGGLAANSRLRERMAELADELGIETRFPALALCTDNAAMIGAVADGMLREGRTAGLDLEAFSRVPVGRSGSR; encoded by the coding sequence ATGGCGCTGATCCTGGCGCTCGAGTCGTCGTGCGATGATCTCGCTGCGGCGGTCGTTCGCGATGGCGTCGAGGTGCTGGCCTCGGTGGTCCAGAGCCAGGACGCCGTGCACGCTCCGTACGGCGGCGTCGTTCCCGAGCTCGCCAGCCGCGATCACGTCCGGCACCTGCACTCCACCGTGAGTGCGGCGCTCGCGCGCTCGAACGTCGCGCTCGACGAGATCGACGCGATCGCCGTGACCTCCGGGCCGGGGCTGATCGGCTCGCTTCTGGTGGGGCTCTCGTTCGCAAAGGCGCTGGCGTACCGCCTGCGCAAGCCGCTCGTATCGGTGCACCACATCGAGGGGCATCTCGCGTCCGCGCGGCTCGGCGAGCACCCGCTCGCTCTGCCGTTCCTGGGTCTCGTCGTCTCCGGCGGCCACACCGCCCTCTACTGGGTCGAGACCCTCGCGAGCGCGCGGCTGCTCGGCCAGACCCGAGACGACTCCGCGGGGGAGGCCTTCGACAAGGTCGCAAAGCGTCTCGGGCTGGGGTATCCGGGCGGGCGCGAGGTGGATCTTCACGCGCGGCGCGGCCGCGCCGATGCCTTCGCATTTCCTCGTCCGATGCTGCACGAGCCAGCGCTTGCGATGAGCTTCTCGGGGCTGAAGACCGCGGTCGCCCTGGAGGCTGCGCGGCTGGAGGCGCTCGCGGGTGGGATGCTTTCGGCGGACGAGATCTGCGACCTCTGCGCCTCGTTCCAGGAGGCGGCGATCGACGTTCTGGTGGCGAAGGCCCGTCGGGCCCTCGCCGAGACCGGACTGAGGCGATTTGCGCTGGTCGGCGGGCTCGCGGCGAACTCGAGGCTTCGCGAGCGGATGGCCGAGCTCGCGGACGAGCTCGGGATCGAGACGCGCTTTCCCGCGCTGGCGCTCTGCACCGACAACGCCGCGATGATCGGAGCGGTCGCGGACGGCATGCTGCGCGAGGGCCGCACGGCCGGGCTCGACCTCGAGGCCTTCTCGCGCGTGCCCGTCGGCCGATCGGGGTCCCGATAG
- the rsmA gene encoding ribosomal RNA small subunit methyltransferase A — MHRQRRDDRSGRGRHAARGPHGRARPRGLLARARRPIGVPIASERRRLASRGLAPSRARGQNFLRRPELAGRIVSLVGVEPSDAAIEIGPGTGQLTRPLARIARRTIALEVDRGLVRLLAEEGELPASVEVREADALATDFPALVRELGAPVILIGNLPYSVAGRLLGNLLAPAIPFRRMGFMLQAEVADRLLAAPATPEYGVLSVWARLWTVSRRVLDLSPEEFSPRPKVRSSFLVLEPRCGGPTVSDPGLLRRVVRAAFQQRRKQLKRALRAEFPNAETALQAAGIDAQRRGETLDEIEFARLSDVLAAAPPLTDPGARP; from the coding sequence CTGCACCGACAACGCCGCGATGATCGGAGCGGTCGCGGACGGCATGCTGCGCGAGGGCCGCACGGCCGGGCTCGACCTCGAGGCCTTCTCGCGCGTGCCCGTCGGCCGATCGGGGTCCCGATAGCCTCCGAGCGGCGCCGACTCGCGTCCCGCGGCCTCGCGCCCTCGCGCGCGCGCGGTCAGAACTTCCTGCGCCGCCCCGAGCTCGCCGGTCGGATCGTGTCGCTCGTCGGTGTAGAGCCGAGCGACGCGGCGATCGAGATCGGACCCGGCACCGGTCAGCTCACGCGCCCGCTCGCGCGCATCGCGCGCAGGACGATCGCGCTCGAGGTCGACCGCGGGCTCGTGCGCCTGCTGGCCGAGGAGGGCGAGCTGCCGGCCAGCGTGGAGGTTCGCGAGGCCGACGCGCTCGCGACCGACTTCCCGGCACTCGTGCGCGAGCTGGGCGCGCCGGTGATCCTGATCGGGAACCTTCCGTACAGCGTCGCGGGAAGGCTGCTCGGCAACCTGCTCGCGCCCGCGATTCCGTTCCGGCGCATGGGGTTCATGCTTCAAGCCGAGGTCGCCGATCGGCTCCTCGCCGCCCCCGCGACGCCCGAGTACGGCGTGCTCTCGGTGTGGGCGCGGCTCTGGACCGTTTCGCGGCGCGTGCTCGACCTGTCGCCCGAGGAGTTCTCGCCGCGGCCGAAGGTGCGCTCGAGCTTCCTGGTCCTGGAGCCCAGGTGCGGCGGGCCGACCGTGAGCGATCCCGGGCTCTTGCGCCGCGTGGTGCGCGCGGCGTTTCAGCAGCGTCGAAAGCAGCTCAAGCGCGCGCTTCGCGCCGAGTTCCCCAACGCGGAGACGGCGCTCCAGGCCGCCGGCATCGACGCGCAGCGCCGCGGCGAGACGCTCGACGAGATCGAGTTCGCGCGCCTCTCCGACGTGCTCGCGGCGGCGCCGCCGTTGACAGACCCGGGAGCTCGCCCGTAG
- the dksA gene encoding RNA polymerase-binding protein DksA has protein sequence MKKADQKKFQKMLIEQRDKLVVNARRALTGDIHLDPDDFSDEIDSASAESGLAFVGRLRERERALLQKIEASLAKIEAGTFGTCVQCGEDIGLKRLEARPVASLCIDCKSQQEKLEH, from the coding sequence GTGAAGAAGGCCGACCAGAAGAAGTTCCAGAAGATGCTGATCGAGCAGCGAGACAAGCTGGTCGTGAACGCGCGCCGAGCGCTGACCGGCGACATCCATCTCGATCCGGACGACTTCTCGGACGAGATCGATTCGGCGTCGGCCGAGAGCGGCCTTGCCTTCGTGGGCCGACTGCGTGAGCGCGAGCGGGCGCTCCTGCAGAAGATCGAGGCGTCGCTGGCGAAGATCGAGGCGGGGACCTTCGGCACCTGCGTGCAGTGCGGCGAGGACATCGGCCTGAAGCGCCTCGAGGCGCGGCCGGTCGCGAGCCTGTGCATCGACTGCAAGAGCCAGCAGGAGAAGCTCGAACACTGA